In the genome of Kineosporia sp. NBRC 101731, one region contains:
- a CDS encoding VOC family protein — MTQTPVPRGLLHHVELWVPDLARAVVEWGWLLGELGYEQFQDWPAGRSWTQHGTYLVVEQSKAMTPDRHERLRPGLNHLAFHAGPRDQLDELMAQAPQQGWKPLFGEKYPFAGGPQHYAGYLENSDGFEVELVAF, encoded by the coding sequence ATGACGCAGACCCCGGTTCCCCGTGGACTCCTGCACCACGTCGAGCTCTGGGTGCCTGACCTTGCCCGGGCGGTTGTCGAATGGGGCTGGCTGCTGGGCGAACTCGGCTACGAGCAGTTCCAGGACTGGCCGGCCGGGCGCAGCTGGACCCAGCACGGCACCTATCTGGTGGTCGAGCAGAGCAAGGCCATGACGCCGGACCGGCACGAGCGCCTACGGCCGGGCCTGAACCATCTGGCCTTCCACGCCGGTCCCCGGGACCAGCTCGACGAACTCATGGCCCAGGCGCCGCAGCAGGGCTGGAAGCCGCTCTTCGGGGAGAAGTATCCCTTCGCGGGCGGCCCCCAGCACTACGCGGGCTATCTGGAGAACAGCGACGGGTTCGAGGTCGAGCTGGTCGCGTTCTAG
- the acs gene encoding acetate--CoA ligase: MTDETLSNLLHEERRFPPDPAFAGAALAQPELYEQAKADRLAFWDEQARALSWTTEWTQTLDWSNAPFAKWFVGGTLNVAYNCVDRHVDAGNGERVALHFEGEPGDTRSITYAQLQREVSKAANALLGLGVEAGDRVAIYLPMIPEAVISMLACARIGAAHSVVFGGFSAEALRSRIDDADAKVVITSDGGYRRGSPSALKPAVDAAVVNTPSVKKVLVVQRTKQDVAWNDELDVWWHDVVDSASDVHEPQAFDSENPLFILYTSGTTGKPKGILHTSGGYLTQAAYTHRNVFDLRPETDIYWCTADIGWVTGHSYIVYGPLANGATQVIYEGTPDTPHKGRFWEIIQKYKVTQLYTAPTAIRTFMKWGDDIPAQYDLSSLRVLGSVGEPINPEAWIWYRKHIGGDRTPIVDTWWQTETGAIMISPLPGVTTAKPGSAQVALPGIGIDVVDDAMKPVPNGSGGYLVLTEPWPSMLRGIWGDPERFKETYWSRFEGLYFAGDGAKKDEDGDIWLLGRVDDVMNVSGHRLSTTEIESALVSHPKVAEAAVVGASDETTGQAVCAFVILRGDAGYDESQSEAVIAELRNHVAKEIGPIAKPRQVMVVNELPKTRSGKIMRRLLQDVAENRTVGDVTTLADSAVMDLIKKGLRTQ, encoded by the coding sequence ATGACGGACGAGACCCTGTCGAACCTGCTCCACGAGGAACGGCGATTCCCGCCGGACCCGGCGTTCGCCGGCGCCGCACTGGCCCAGCCGGAGCTGTACGAGCAGGCCAAGGCCGATCGCCTGGCCTTCTGGGACGAACAGGCCCGGGCGCTGAGCTGGACGACGGAGTGGACCCAGACCCTGGACTGGTCGAACGCCCCGTTCGCGAAGTGGTTCGTCGGTGGCACGCTGAACGTGGCCTACAACTGCGTGGACCGGCATGTGGACGCCGGCAACGGCGAGCGGGTGGCGCTCCACTTCGAGGGTGAGCCCGGGGACACCCGGTCGATCACCTACGCACAGCTGCAGCGCGAGGTCTCCAAGGCGGCGAACGCCCTGCTCGGTCTGGGCGTCGAGGCCGGCGACCGGGTGGCCATCTACCTCCCGATGATCCCGGAGGCGGTGATCTCGATGCTGGCCTGCGCCCGCATCGGCGCCGCGCACTCCGTGGTGTTCGGCGGCTTCTCCGCCGAGGCCCTGCGCAGCCGCATCGACGACGCCGACGCCAAGGTGGTCATCACCTCGGACGGCGGCTACCGGCGCGGCAGCCCCTCGGCGCTGAAGCCGGCCGTGGACGCCGCGGTGGTGAACACCCCGTCGGTGAAGAAGGTGCTCGTCGTGCAGCGCACGAAGCAGGACGTGGCCTGGAACGACGAGCTTGACGTCTGGTGGCACGACGTCGTGGACAGTGCCTCCGACGTGCACGAGCCGCAGGCCTTCGACTCCGAGAACCCGCTCTTCATCCTCTACACCAGCGGCACCACCGGGAAGCCGAAGGGCATCCTGCACACCTCCGGCGGCTACCTGACCCAGGCCGCGTACACCCACCGCAATGTCTTCGACCTGCGGCCGGAGACAGATATCTACTGGTGCACCGCCGACATCGGCTGGGTCACCGGGCACAGTTACATCGTCTACGGCCCGCTGGCCAACGGCGCCACCCAGGTGATCTACGAAGGCACCCCGGACACGCCGCACAAGGGCCGGTTCTGGGAGATCATCCAGAAGTACAAGGTCACACAGCTCTACACCGCCCCCACGGCGATCCGCACGTTCATGAAATGGGGAGACGACATCCCGGCCCAGTACGACCTGTCGTCCCTGCGTGTGCTCGGTTCGGTGGGCGAGCCGATCAACCCCGAGGCCTGGATCTGGTATCGCAAGCACATCGGTGGTGACCGGACCCCGATCGTCGACACCTGGTGGCAGACCGAGACCGGCGCGATCATGATCAGTCCGCTGCCGGGCGTCACCACCGCGAAACCCGGTTCGGCCCAGGTGGCTCTGCCCGGCATCGGGATCGACGTGGTCGACGACGCGATGAAGCCGGTGCCGAACGGCTCGGGCGGCTACCTGGTGCTCACCGAGCCGTGGCCGTCGATGCTGCGCGGTATCTGGGGCGACCCCGAGCGGTTCAAGGAGACGTACTGGTCGCGTTTCGAGGGCCTGTACTTCGCCGGGGACGGTGCGAAGAAGGACGAGGACGGTGACATCTGGCTGCTCGGCCGGGTGGACGACGTGATGAACGTGTCCGGCCACCGGCTCTCCACCACGGAGATCGAGTCGGCGCTGGTCTCGCACCCGAAGGTGGCCGAGGCGGCCGTGGTCGGGGCCTCCGACGAGACCACCGGCCAGGCCGTGTGCGCCTTCGTGATCCTGCGCGGCGACGCGGGTTACGACGAGTCGCAGTCCGAGGCCGTGATCGCCGAGCTGCGTAACCACGTGGCCAAGGAGATCGGCCCGATCGCCAAGCCGCGGCAGGTGATGGTGGTCAACGAGCTGCCGAAGACCCGCTCCGGCAAGATCATGCGCCGCCTGCTGCAGGACGTGGCCGAGAACCGCACCGTCGGCGACGTCACCACGCTCGCCGACTCCGCGGTGATGGATCTGATCAAGAAGGGCCTGCGGACGCAGTAA
- the sohB gene encoding protease SohB, producing MTDYLLFLAQGVTVVALLGALVVGVARLATPRKPPSRLRVKNLNDHYDHLRDKLAEAILPKRALRERRRAQKSQRKLAARGKTPARPRVFVLDFHGDLRASRVGGLREEITAVLSLATPADEVVLRLTNPGGTVHDQGLAASQLQRVRHRDIPLTVCVDTVAASGGYMMACVADRIVAAPFAIIGSIGVVSQIPNFHRLLDRLGVDVEQFTGGEFKRTVTMFGRNTDEDRAKVTEQVNEIHDLFKTFVIEQRPGIDLERVATGEYWYGSDALDLNLVDELRTSDDYLLTARERADLFEVTCTVPLSRVRRLTASGQAALSQLL from the coding sequence GCTGGGAGCTCTCGTGGTGGGGGTGGCCCGGCTCGCCACCCCGAGAAAGCCCCCGTCCCGACTCCGTGTGAAGAACCTCAACGACCACTACGACCACCTGCGCGACAAGCTCGCCGAGGCGATCCTTCCGAAGAGGGCACTGCGCGAGCGGCGCCGGGCGCAGAAGTCACAGCGCAAACTGGCCGCCCGGGGAAAGACTCCGGCCCGGCCCCGGGTGTTCGTGCTCGACTTCCACGGCGACCTGCGCGCCTCCCGGGTGGGTGGCCTGCGGGAAGAGATCACGGCCGTCCTCAGTCTGGCCACCCCGGCCGACGAGGTGGTGCTGCGCCTGACCAACCCGGGTGGCACCGTCCACGACCAGGGACTAGCCGCCTCGCAGCTGCAGCGCGTGCGGCACCGCGACATCCCGCTCACCGTCTGCGTCGACACCGTCGCGGCATCGGGCGGCTACATGATGGCCTGCGTGGCCGACCGCATCGTGGCGGCACCGTTCGCGATCATCGGGTCGATCGGCGTGGTCTCGCAGATCCCCAACTTCCACCGGCTGCTCGACCGGCTCGGGGTCGACGTCGAGCAGTTCACCGGTGGCGAGTTCAAGCGCACCGTGACGATGTTCGGCCGCAACACCGACGAGGACCGGGCCAAGGTCACCGAGCAGGTCAACGAGATTCACGACCTGTTCAAGACTTTCGTGATCGAGCAGCGCCCCGGCATCGACCTGGAGCGGGTTGCAACGGGCGAGTACTGGTACGGCAGCGATGCTCTCGACCTGAACCTGGTCGACGAACTGCGCACCAGCGACGACTACCTGCTGACCGCGCGTGAGCGGGCCGACCTGTTCGAGGTCACCTGCACGGTGCCGCTCTCCCGGGTCCGGCGCCTCACCGCATCAGGACAGGCCGCCCTCTCACAGCTGCTCTGA